The following is a genomic window from Effusibacillus pohliae DSM 22757.
AGTTCCCGGGCCGCACGATACACCCGGCCTGCCTGAAAATAAAAAGTCGACGGCCGATTTGTTCTCCGCATTCCCGAATCGGCACAAGCGCCTGTAATGACTACAGGCGCTTGATCGATTTTTTCATCTTGAACAAACATGAGAGCGAAACCGCTCTTTACAAACTGGAGTCGTTTCAACTGGTTTTTTGCAAAACGTTCATCCTGGATCGCTGCAGAAACACCAAATATTTGTCGAGTTGCTGGCTGATCGCCACCACGCTTTTATCTGCCAGGTTGCCTTTTTTCTCCGCCAGTTCGATCATGCGCCGCCGTATG
Proteins encoded in this region:
- a CDS encoding aspartyl-phosphate phosphatase Spo0E family protein, translated to MNEATLEEKVETIRRRMIELAEKKGNLADKSVVAISQQLDKYLVFLQRSRMNVLQKTS